One genomic segment of Chitinibacter sp. FCG-7 includes these proteins:
- the carA gene encoding glutamine-hydrolyzing carbamoyl-phosphate synthase small subunit, whose amino-acid sequence MSTPAPTPTSVPALLALADGTLFYGISIGADGETLGEVVFNTSMTGYQEILTDPSYTKQIVTLTYPHIGNYGVNAEDAESRGVFAEGLIIRDLPLLHSNFRSTMSLGEYLKQNGVVAIADIDTRKLTRILREKGAQPGCIVTGANIDAAAAASAIAKAKSFGSMAGQDLAKVVSCEKPFEWTTAEWKLGVGYTVQSNPKFHVVAYDFGVKHNILRMLAERGCKLTVVPAQTPAADVLALKPDGVFLSNGPGDPEPCDYAIKAIQELLATNLPIFGICLGHQLLGLAAGGKTSKMKFGHHGANHPVQDLDSKHVMITSQNHGFQVDETSLPANVRVTHRSLFDGTVQGIALTDKPAFSFQGHPEASPGPHDVAYLFDKFIASMAVAREA is encoded by the coding sequence GTGTCCACACCTGCCCCAACTCCAACATCCGTCCCAGCCCTGTTGGCGCTGGCAGACGGTACTCTGTTTTACGGTATTTCCATCGGCGCAGATGGCGAAACCCTTGGTGAAGTGGTCTTTAACACTTCAATGACCGGTTACCAAGAAATCTTGACTGACCCTTCATACACCAAGCAAATTGTAACGCTGACCTACCCGCATATCGGCAACTACGGCGTGAATGCCGAAGACGCCGAAAGCCGCGGCGTGTTTGCCGAAGGCCTGATTATTCGCGATCTGCCTTTGCTGCATTCCAATTTCCGCTCGACGATGAGCTTGGGGGAGTATCTCAAGCAAAACGGCGTGGTGGCTATTGCTGATATCGATACCCGCAAGCTGACCCGCATTTTGCGTGAAAAAGGTGCACAGCCTGGCTGTATCGTCACTGGTGCGAATATCGATGCTGCTGCGGCAGCTTCGGCAATCGCTAAAGCCAAATCGTTCGGTTCAATGGCTGGACAAGACTTGGCCAAGGTTGTGTCATGCGAGAAGCCATTCGAGTGGACCACGGCCGAGTGGAAGCTGGGCGTGGGTTACACCGTGCAAAGCAATCCAAAATTCCATGTAGTGGCTTACGACTTTGGCGTGAAGCACAACATCTTGCGCATGCTCGCCGAGCGTGGCTGCAAGCTGACCGTTGTGCCAGCGCAAACGCCAGCGGCTGACGTATTGGCCTTGAAGCCGGACGGTGTATTCCTGTCGAACGGCCCTGGCGATCCTGAGCCATGCGATTACGCAATCAAGGCCATTCAGGAGTTGCTGGCGACGAACCTACCGATTTTTGGTATCTGTCTGGGTCACCAGTTGCTCGGTCTGGCTGCTGGCGGCAAAACCAGCAAAATGAAATTCGGCCACCACGGCGCAAACCATCCAGTGCAAGACCTTGATAGCAAACACGTGATGATCACCAGTCAGAATCACGGTTTCCAAGTGGATGAAACCAGCTTGCCAGCCAATGTGCGCGTAACGCATCGTTCATTGTTTGACGGCACGGTGCAAGGCATCGCGCTGACCGACAAGCCGGCCTTCTCGTTCCAAGGTCACCCGGAAGCCAGCCCAGGCCCGCACGATGTGGCGTATCTGTTCGACAAATTTATCGCCAGCATGGCTGTTGCCCGTGAGGCGTGA
- a CDS encoding DUF4149 domain-containing protein, which yields MGNGIKNLLTTLWIGGMWIIGVVVTPALFGSLDKAVAGMVAGKLFHAIGWIGIVAGVFLLIWWIWTEGARAFQGAKLWLIIGMLLCTLINQFAIFPLIAEIKPAVSNVAEGMFGGGLAQWHTISSLIYLLQSVLGLVYIWRHD from the coding sequence ATGGGTAATGGAATCAAGAACCTGCTGACCACCTTATGGATTGGCGGCATGTGGATTATCGGCGTGGTGGTCACTCCGGCATTGTTTGGCAGTCTGGATAAAGCTGTGGCCGGGATGGTGGCCGGCAAGTTGTTTCATGCTATTGGCTGGATCGGGATTGTGGCGGGTGTATTTTTGCTGATCTGGTGGATCTGGACTGAAGGCGCACGCGCGTTTCAAGGTGCCAAATTATGGCTGATTATCGGTATGTTGCTGTGTACGCTGATCAATCAGTTTGCCATTTTTCCGTTAATCGCCGAAATCAAACCTGCTGTGAGCAATGTGGCCGAAGGAATGTTTGGCGGCGGTCTGGCGCAGTGGCATACCATTTCCAGCTTGATTTATTTGCTGCAAAGCGTGCTGGGCCTGGTATATATCTGGCGTCACGATTAA
- the yhbY gene encoding ribosome assembly RNA-binding protein YhbY produces MMFELTPDQCRHLRSLAHHLNPVVMIGNNGLTDSVMREIAVNLDAHELIKVRVLGDDREARAQFMQQICTDLGAAPVQMLGKLLLIYRPSNTEKPKIILPKKKKAAQ; encoded by the coding sequence ATTATGTTCGAACTTACGCCGGATCAATGCCGTCATTTGCGCAGCTTGGCGCATCACCTTAATCCGGTGGTTATGATTGGAAACAACGGTTTGACCGACTCTGTAATGCGTGAGATTGCGGTTAATCTGGATGCACACGAACTGATCAAGGTTCGCGTACTCGGTGATGATCGTGAAGCCCGTGCGCAATTTATGCAGCAAATCTGTACCGATCTGGGCGCAGCCCCGGTGCAGATGCTGGGTAAGCTACTGCTGATTTATCGCCCAAGCAATACCGAAAAACCCAAAATCATACTGCCTAAGAAGAAAAAGGCCGCCCAGTAA
- the ftsH gene encoding ATP-dependent zinc metalloprotease FtsH, with the protein MNNLGKNVAIWLIVGLVLMTIFNQFSKSQDTASQIPYSQFMVEVEQGRIASAEIEGSPLRGQWIRGKKSDGSNYATLAPFDFRMVDTLIKHNVKFAAKPEAEPSLLMSFLMNWGPMLLLIGVWIFFMRQMQGGGKGGAFSFGKSKAKMLDESNNAVTFADVAGCDEAKEEVSEIVDYLRDPSKYQSLGGRMPRGILMVGSPGTGKTLLAKAIAGEAKVPFFSISGSDFVEMFVGVGAARVRDMFENAKKNAPCIIFIDEIDAVGRQRGAGMGGGNDEREQTLNQMLVEMDGFEGNSGIIVIAATNRPDVLDPALMRPGRFDRQVVVSLPDIRGREQILGVHMRKVPIANDVDASVLARGTPGMSGADLANLVNEAALFAARRNKRLVDMADFESAKDKIYMGPERRSMVMTEDERRATAYHESGHAVVAEMLEGTDPVHKVTIMPRGRALGLTWQLPERDRFSHYKDQMLNELAILFGGRVAEDLFINRISTGASNDFERATAMARDMVTRYGMTEKMGPMVYAENDGEVFLGRSVTTHKNVSESTMQQVDSEIRRIIDEQYALAVKILSENRDKVEVMTQALMDWETIDRDQVLDIMAGRTPRPPKELPPIRKSAPVQADTPSGGAQAPAAPAAEV; encoded by the coding sequence GTGAACAATCTCGGCAAGAATGTCGCCATTTGGTTAATCGTTGGCCTGGTGCTGATGACGATTTTTAACCAGTTTTCCAAAAGTCAGGATACCGCCTCGCAGATTCCGTATTCCCAATTCATGGTGGAAGTGGAGCAGGGACGGATTGCCAGTGCCGAAATCGAAGGCAGCCCGCTGCGTGGCCAGTGGATTCGCGGCAAAAAGTCCGATGGCAGCAATTACGCCACTCTGGCGCCGTTTGACTTTCGCATGGTCGATACGCTGATCAAGCACAATGTCAAATTTGCCGCCAAACCGGAAGCCGAGCCTAGCTTGCTGATGAGCTTCCTGATGAACTGGGGGCCTATGCTGCTGTTGATCGGCGTATGGATCTTCTTTATGCGCCAGATGCAAGGCGGCGGCAAAGGCGGTGCATTTAGCTTTGGTAAATCCAAAGCCAAAATGCTTGACGAGAGCAATAACGCAGTCACTTTTGCTGACGTGGCTGGTTGTGATGAAGCCAAGGAAGAAGTCTCCGAAATTGTTGATTACCTGCGCGATCCAAGCAAATACCAGAGTCTGGGTGGCCGCATGCCACGCGGTATTTTGATGGTGGGCTCACCAGGTACCGGTAAAACCTTGCTCGCGAAAGCGATTGCTGGTGAAGCCAAGGTACCGTTTTTCTCGATTTCCGGTTCCGATTTCGTTGAAATGTTTGTCGGTGTTGGTGCGGCACGCGTTCGCGACATGTTTGAGAACGCCAAGAAAAATGCGCCGTGTATCATCTTTATCGACGAAATCGATGCTGTTGGCCGTCAACGCGGTGCCGGTATGGGCGGCGGTAACGACGAGCGCGAGCAAACACTGAACCAGATGCTGGTTGAGATGGATGGTTTTGAAGGCAATTCGGGCATTATCGTGATTGCCGCAACCAACCGTCCTGATGTCTTGGATCCTGCGCTGATGCGTCCGGGCCGGTTCGACCGTCAAGTGGTAGTGTCTCTGCCGGATATTCGCGGCCGTGAGCAGATTCTGGGCGTGCATATGCGCAAAGTGCCGATTGCTAATGACGTAGATGCTTCGGTGTTGGCGCGTGGTACGCCAGGTATGTCGGGTGCTGATCTGGCCAATTTGGTCAACGAAGCGGCTTTGTTTGCTGCGCGTCGTAACAAGCGCCTGGTAGATATGGCCGATTTTGAATCAGCCAAAGACAAAATCTATATGGGTCCAGAGCGTCGCAGCATGGTGATGACCGAGGACGAGCGCCGTGCAACGGCCTACCACGAGTCAGGCCACGCTGTTGTGGCTGAAATGCTCGAAGGCACCGATCCGGTACATAAAGTGACCATCATGCCACGTGGCCGTGCGCTGGGCTTGACTTGGCAGCTGCCTGAGCGTGATCGTTTCTCGCACTACAAAGACCAAATGCTCAATGAGCTGGCGATCCTGTTTGGTGGTCGAGTGGCTGAAGATCTGTTTATCAACCGCATTTCTACTGGCGCGTCGAATGACTTTGAACGTGCGACGGCAATGGCGCGTGATATGGTGACCCGCTATGGCATGACCGAAAAAATGGGCCCGATGGTTTACGCCGAAAATGATGGTGAAGTCTTCCTAGGTCGTTCGGTAACGACACATAAAAACGTGTCTGAGTCGACGATGCAGCAGGTTGATTCGGAAATCCGCCGCATTATTGACGAGCAGTACGCCTTGGCGGTGAAGATTCTGAGCGAGAACCGCGACAAAGTTGAGGTGATGACTCAGGCGTTGATGGATTGGGAAACGATCGACCGTGATCAGGTGCTCGATATTATGGCTGGCCGCACGCCGCGACCACCTAAAGAGTTGCCACCAATTCGCAAGTCCGCGCCTGTGCAGGCCGATACCCCAAGCGGTGGAGCGCAAGCGCCAGCAGCGCCTGCAGCAGAAGTGTAA
- the folP gene encoding dihydropteroate synthase codes for MNNFFQCGRFQLALDRPLVMGVLNVTPDSFSDGGQYLSLSGALKRIEQMCADGVDMIDIGGESTRPGATAVPDEEELRRVLPVIEAAVSFNIPLSIDTFKPAVMKAALAAGVDMVNDIAGLEAPGAMEALQETRAGICLMHKQGNPQSMQLNPVYTDVVAEVSAYLAARASAVLAMGVEKSRVVIDPGFGFGKNLAHNCELFRAIGPMLCALDLPMLVGVSRKRMLGEITGREVQERMVPSVVAALLAAQAGAQIVRVHDVRETVDALKVWYSLK; via the coding sequence ATGAATAATTTTTTTCAGTGTGGCCGTTTTCAGCTGGCATTAGATCGGCCGCTGGTCATGGGGGTATTGAATGTAACCCCAGATTCCTTCTCGGATGGCGGGCAATACCTCTCACTATCCGGTGCTTTAAAGCGCATCGAGCAAATGTGCGCTGATGGCGTTGATATGATTGATATTGGTGGCGAATCCACTCGCCCCGGTGCAACTGCTGTACCCGATGAAGAAGAGCTGCGTCGAGTGCTGCCAGTGATCGAAGCCGCTGTTTCATTCAATATTCCGCTTTCAATTGATACATTCAAGCCAGCCGTAATGAAAGCCGCTTTGGCAGCGGGTGTAGATATGGTCAATGACATCGCCGGTCTTGAAGCTCCGGGGGCGATGGAGGCCTTGCAGGAAACCCGTGCCGGTATCTGCCTGATGCATAAGCAAGGTAATCCACAGAGTATGCAGCTCAATCCTGTGTATACCGATGTGGTGGCCGAAGTGAGTGCTTATCTGGCTGCGCGGGCCAGCGCCGTGCTGGCTATGGGCGTTGAAAAATCGCGTGTTGTGATTGATCCAGGTTTTGGGTTTGGCAAAAACTTGGCGCATAATTGCGAGCTATTTCGCGCAATTGGCCCCATGCTGTGTGCGCTCGATTTGCCGATGCTGGTTGGCGTCTCCCGCAAGCGCATGTTGGGTGAAATAACCGGGCGTGAAGTGCAGGAGCGCATGGTGCCCAGCGTCGTGGCGGCCCTGCTGGCTGCACAGGCGGGGGCGCAGATTGTGCGCGTACATGATGTCAGGGAAACAGTGGATGCATTAAAGGTTTGGTACAGTTTAAAATAA
- a CDS encoding FIST C-terminal domain-containing protein — protein MKPASGYAFGPKASTQVAIAAVSSAMARGGISQAGQIFLFLSTHFQHQIDDCLRAIVGISGCINVAGASAAGVFTEQDWSLDSPAAAALVLPPDYPVQKRNSHLALAAPNAINQFWLNDGSVKFGGIAGDATGQGHYALWQAAQQRFSYIQIPLEARSMIVSEGVKTLSPSYTITGCQGLILESLDHRPALETLGPLLARYPQESLLAQIEPGPHIQRPTPHWIPVIGTDLSRGSVMLAHELEAGSNLCWGHFDAASASDELARKIIHQLAGKPQPRWALAFSSHRRAMAADGLREPDWDVLRKTLPDVPFAGFYGNGQIIPLSSVDKLNGIVDNSVLLALFD, from the coding sequence ATGAAACCTGCGAGTGGATACGCTTTTGGCCCCAAGGCCAGCACACAAGTGGCGATTGCTGCAGTGAGCAGCGCGATGGCGCGTGGCGGCATCAGTCAGGCGGGGCAGATTTTTTTGTTTCTCTCGACCCATTTCCAGCACCAGATCGACGATTGCCTGCGCGCCATCGTTGGCATTAGCGGCTGCATAAATGTGGCAGGAGCCAGTGCAGCCGGGGTGTTTACCGAGCAGGACTGGTCGCTGGATTCGCCCGCTGCCGCTGCCTTGGTTTTGCCGCCGGATTATCCGGTGCAAAAGCGCAATTCGCACCTGGCACTGGCTGCGCCCAATGCCATCAACCAGTTCTGGCTCAACGATGGATCGGTTAAATTTGGCGGCATCGCCGGGGATGCCACCGGGCAAGGCCATTACGCCTTGTGGCAAGCCGCGCAGCAGCGCTTTAGTTATATCCAGATTCCCTTGGAAGCGCGCAGCATGATTGTTTCCGAAGGCGTGAAAACCTTAAGCCCCAGCTACACCATCACCGGCTGCCAGGGGCTGATTCTGGAGAGCCTGGATCACCGGCCTGCACTGGAAACGCTGGGCCCCTTGCTGGCACGTTATCCGCAGGAAAGCTTGCTAGCGCAAATCGAGCCCGGCCCCCATATCCAGCGCCCCACGCCGCACTGGATACCGGTGATCGGCACCGATCTAAGCCGGGGCTCGGTGATGCTGGCGCACGAGCTGGAAGCGGGCAGCAATCTGTGCTGGGGGCATTTTGATGCCGCCAGCGCCAGCGATGAGTTGGCGCGCAAAATCATTCATCAACTGGCGGGCAAGCCGCAGCCGCGCTGGGCGCTGGCGTTTTCCAGCCATCGCCGCGCCATGGCCGCCGATGGCCTGCGCGAACCAGACTGGGACGTGCTGCGCAAAACGCTGCCTGATGTGCCATTTGCCGGCTTTTACGGCAATGGGCAGATTATTCCGCTCTCCAGCGTCGACAAGCTGAACGGCATCGTCGACAATAGTGTGCTTCTGGCTTTATTTGATTGA
- the rlmE gene encoding 23S rRNA (uridine(2552)-2'-O)-methyltransferase RlmE, whose translation MAGINSSSAWLHEHVNDQYVQMAKKEGYRARAAYKLLEIDEKDKLLKPGLWVADLGAAPGSWCQVAMKKVGKSGRVFALDILEMDPIRDVEFVQGDFREEEVLNRFNALLGGRQVDLVICDMAPNMSGHTVTDQARSMYLCELALEFAQEQLKPGGHFLVKVFQGSGFPEYMAAMRETFGSVVSRKPKASRDRSSEVYLLGKQKKA comes from the coding sequence ATGGCAGGTATCAATTCCAGTAGTGCTTGGCTACACGAGCATGTGAATGACCAGTATGTGCAAATGGCCAAGAAGGAAGGTTATCGGGCTCGCGCGGCGTACAAGCTGCTCGAAATCGACGAAAAAGACAAATTGCTCAAGCCCGGTTTGTGGGTTGCCGATCTGGGCGCTGCGCCCGGCAGCTGGTGCCAGGTGGCGATGAAGAAGGTCGGAAAAAGCGGCCGCGTATTTGCACTGGATATTCTGGAAATGGACCCGATTCGCGATGTCGAATTTGTGCAGGGCGATTTTCGGGAAGAGGAAGTCCTTAATCGCTTTAATGCTCTGCTGGGTGGTAGGCAAGTAGATCTTGTAATTTGCGATATGGCTCCCAATATGAGTGGTCATACAGTGACCGATCAGGCGCGCAGCATGTATTTATGCGAGCTGGCGCTGGAGTTTGCTCAGGAGCAGCTCAAACCAGGCGGACATTTTCTGGTTAAGGTGTTTCAAGGCAGTGGTTTTCCCGAGTATATGGCGGCAATGCGTGAAACTTTTGGCAGCGTTGTCTCTCGAAAACCTAAAGCATCACGTGACCGAAGCTCGGAAGTCTATTTGTTGGGTAAACAAAAAAAGGCTTAA
- the carB gene encoding carbamoyl-phosphate synthase large subunit — MPKRTDLKSILIIGAGPIVIGQACEFDYSGAQACKALREEGYKVILVNSNPATIMTDPNMADVTYIEPITWQVVEKIIAKERPDAILPTMGGQTALNCALDLWRNGVLDKFNVELIGATPEAIDKAEDRQKFKVAMDKIGLGSARSGIAHSLEESLAVQAQVGFPTIIRPSFTMGGSGGGIAYNMQEFIEICTRGLDLSPTNELLIEESLLGWKEYEMEVVRDRNDNCIIVCSIENLDPMGVHTGDSITVAPAQTLTDKEYQIMRNASIAVLREIGVDTGGSNVQFSVNPKDGRLIVIEMNPRVSRSSALASKATGFPIAKIAAKLACGYTLDELKNEITGGKTPASFEPSIDYVVTKIPRFAFEKFPQANDRLTTQMKSVGEVMAIGRTQQESLQKALRGLETGMSGFDEICTDRTKIESEIATPGPERLWYVADAFRVGLSRDEIHNISKIDPWFLVLIEDILNDEAALRGRSVDSLSKEEFRKLKRKGFSDRRLGVLLGCDQNAVRKARHALSVRPVYKRVDTCAAEFASNTAYMYSTYEEECEAAPTDKKKVMILGGGPNRIGQGIEFDYCCVHAAMALRDDGYETIMVNCNPETVSTDYDTSDRLYFEPLTLEDVLEIVAIEKPIGVIVQYGGQTPLKLARALEANGVPIIGTTPDMIDAAEDRERFQKLLQDLNLRQPPNATARNEQDALHLARELGYPLVVRPSYVLGGRAMEIVHSDKDLERYMREAVKVSNDSPVLLDRFLNDAIEVDVDAISDGSDVIIGGIMEHIEQAGVHSGDSACSLPPYSLSKELQDELRRQTVLMAKGLNVVGLMNVQFAIQGKGADAKVFVLEVNPRASRTVPYVSKATSVPLAKVAARCMVGQTLVQQGVTTEVIPPYYSVKEAVFPFAKFPGVDSILGPEMKSTGEVMGVGVSFAEAFVKSQLAAGVVLPSAGNVFISVREGDKAQAVECAQVLTSLGFKVIATKGTAAAINAAGVAVTAVNKVTEGRPHIVDMIVNGEIGMIFNTVDERRQAIQDSYSIRHEALKAKLPVFTTIAGAKAACIGLRDMKELDVYDLQGLHRQLNS, encoded by the coding sequence ATGCCTAAACGTACCGACTTAAAAAGCATCCTGATTATTGGCGCTGGCCCGATTGTGATCGGCCAGGCCTGCGAATTTGACTACTCTGGCGCGCAAGCGTGTAAAGCGCTGCGCGAAGAGGGTTACAAAGTCATTCTGGTCAACAGCAACCCTGCGACCATCATGACCGACCCGAATATGGCCGATGTGACTTACATCGAGCCGATTACCTGGCAAGTGGTTGAGAAAATCATCGCCAAAGAGCGTCCGGACGCCATTTTGCCAACGATGGGCGGCCAGACTGCGCTGAACTGCGCGCTGGATCTGTGGCGCAATGGTGTGCTCGATAAATTCAACGTTGAATTGATCGGTGCGACGCCAGAAGCCATCGACAAGGCCGAAGATCGCCAGAAATTCAAAGTGGCGATGGATAAAATCGGCTTGGGTTCGGCGCGTTCGGGTATCGCGCACAGCTTGGAAGAATCGCTGGCGGTGCAGGCGCAAGTGGGCTTTCCGACGATTATTCGCCCGTCATTTACGATGGGCGGCTCGGGCGGTGGTATTGCCTACAATATGCAGGAATTTATCGAGATCTGTACCCGTGGTCTTGACCTGTCGCCAACCAATGAGCTGCTGATCGAAGAGTCGCTGCTCGGCTGGAAAGAGTACGAGATGGAAGTCGTTCGTGACCGCAACGACAACTGCATTATCGTCTGCTCGATTGAAAATCTGGACCCGATGGGTGTGCATACTGGTGACTCGATCACCGTAGCTCCAGCACAAACGCTGACCGATAAAGAATATCAAATCATGCGTAACGCATCGATCGCGGTATTGCGCGAGATCGGTGTGGATACCGGTGGTTCTAACGTTCAGTTCTCGGTGAACCCGAAAGACGGCCGTTTGATTGTCATCGAGATGAATCCGCGTGTATCGCGTTCATCGGCTTTGGCGTCCAAAGCGACTGGTTTCCCGATTGCCAAAATCGCAGCGAAGCTGGCTTGCGGCTACACACTGGACGAGTTGAAAAACGAAATCACTGGCGGCAAAACGCCAGCATCGTTCGAGCCGTCAATCGACTACGTTGTGACCAAAATCCCACGTTTTGCGTTTGAAAAATTCCCGCAAGCTAATGACCGCCTGACGACACAAATGAAGTCGGTGGGTGAAGTGATGGCGATTGGTCGTACGCAGCAGGAATCATTGCAAAAAGCCCTGCGCGGCCTCGAAACCGGCATGTCGGGCTTTGATGAAATCTGCACTGATCGCACCAAGATCGAATCAGAAATCGCCACGCCAGGCCCTGAACGTTTGTGGTACGTTGCTGATGCCTTCCGTGTCGGCTTGAGCCGCGATGAGATTCACAATATTTCCAAGATCGATCCGTGGTTCCTGGTGCTGATCGAAGACATCTTGAACGACGAAGCTGCATTGCGTGGCCGTAGTGTTGATAGCCTGAGCAAAGAAGAATTCCGCAAGCTCAAGCGCAAAGGCTTCTCGGATCGTCGTCTGGGTGTGTTGCTCGGTTGCGATCAGAATGCCGTGCGCAAAGCGCGTCACGCTTTGTCTGTTCGCCCGGTGTATAAGCGTGTAGACACCTGCGCAGCTGAGTTTGCGAGCAATACCGCCTATATGTATTCGACTTATGAAGAAGAATGCGAAGCCGCGCCAACTGACAAGAAAAAAGTAATGATCTTGGGCGGTGGCCCGAACCGGATTGGTCAGGGTATCGAGTTTGACTACTGCTGCGTTCACGCCGCTATGGCGCTGCGCGATGATGGCTATGAAACCATCATGGTCAACTGCAACCCGGAAACCGTTTCTACCGACTACGACACGTCTGATCGTTTGTACTTCGAGCCATTGACGCTGGAAGACGTGCTGGAAATCGTGGCGATTGAAAAACCAATCGGCGTGATCGTTCAGTACGGTGGCCAAACGCCGCTGAAACTGGCGCGCGCTTTGGAAGCCAACGGTGTGCCGATTATCGGTACGACGCCAGACATGATCGACGCTGCTGAAGATCGCGAGCGCTTCCAGAAATTGCTGCAAGACCTGAACTTGCGTCAGCCGCCAAACGCGACTGCGCGTAATGAACAAGATGCGCTGCATCTGGCGCGTGAGTTGGGCTACCCATTGGTGGTTCGTCCATCGTATGTACTCGGTGGCCGGGCAATGGAAATCGTTCATTCGGACAAAGACCTCGAACGCTATATGCGCGAAGCGGTGAAAGTATCGAACGATTCGCCAGTCTTGCTGGATCGCTTCCTGAACGACGCGATTGAAGTGGATGTGGATGCGATTTCGGATGGCAGCGATGTGATCATCGGCGGCATTATGGAGCACATCGAGCAAGCCGGTGTTCACTCGGGTGACTCGGCGTGTTCATTGCCACCGTATTCGCTGAGCAAAGAATTGCAAGACGAATTGCGTCGCCAGACCGTGCTGATGGCCAAAGGCTTGAATGTCGTTGGTTTGATGAACGTGCAGTTTGCGATTCAAGGCAAGGGCGCAGATGCCAAAGTGTTCGTACTGGAAGTGAATCCGCGTGCATCACGCACCGTACCGTATGTATCGAAAGCCACTAGCGTGCCACTGGCGAAAGTCGCTGCGCGTTGCATGGTAGGTCAGACTCTGGTGCAGCAAGGTGTGACGACAGAAGTAATCCCGCCATATTATTCAGTGAAAGAAGCGGTGTTCCCATTTGCCAAATTCCCTGGTGTTGATTCGATTCTCGGCCCTGAGATGAAGTCGACCGGCGAAGTGATGGGCGTGGGTGTATCGTTTGCTGAAGCGTTTGTGAAGTCACAATTGGCGGCTGGTGTGGTCTTGCCAAGTGCTGGCAATGTGTTTATCTCGGTACGTGAAGGCGATAAAGCGCAAGCGGTAGAATGTGCGCAAGTGCTGACTTCATTGGGCTTTAAAGTGATTGCCACCAAAGGCACGGCAGCGGCGATTAATGCGGCCGGTGTGGCGGTAACGGCGGTCAATAAAGTCACCGAAGGTCGCCCGCACATTGTGGATATGATTGTGAACGGCGAAATCGGCATGATCTTCAATACCGTTGACGAGCGTCGCCAGGCCATTCAGGACAGCTACTCAATCCGTCACGAAGCACTGAAAGCCAAGCTGCCAGTGTTTACCACCATCGCTGGCGCGAAAGCGGCCTGCATTGGTTTGCGCGATATGAAAGAGTTGGATGTTTATGACCTGCAGGGCTTGCATCGACAACTCAATAGCTGA
- the greA gene encoding transcription elongation factor GreA: MNKVPLTVVGAEMLKTELAHLKSVERPAVIAAIAEARSHGDLSENAEYDAAKEKQGFVEGRIADLEGKLSNSQIIDPKDMADTAEGRVVFAATVVLQDLETEAEVTYQIVGDDEADIKLGKISVSSPIARALIGKYEGDVADVQAPGGIREYEVLEVRYV; encoded by the coding sequence ATGAATAAAGTGCCTCTGACCGTGGTCGGTGCAGAAATGTTGAAAACCGAGTTGGCGCACCTGAAAAGCGTTGAGCGTCCTGCGGTGATTGCAGCGATTGCCGAAGCACGTAGCCACGGCGATTTGTCTGAAAACGCAGAATACGATGCGGCCAAAGAAAAGCAGGGTTTTGTTGAGGGTCGCATTGCCGATCTCGAAGGCAAGCTCTCCAATAGTCAGATTATCGATCCAAAAGATATGGCTGATACAGCCGAAGGCCGCGTAGTATTTGCCGCAACCGTCGTTTTGCAAGATCTGGAAACCGAAGCTGAAGTAACTTATCAGATCGTTGGCGACGACGAAGCGGATATTAAACTCGGTAAAATTTCGGTTTCAAGCCCGATTGCCCGTGCACTGATCGGCAAGTACGAAGGCGATGTAGCCGACGTGCAAGCGCCAGGCGGCATTCGCGAGTACGAAGTGCTGGAAGTGCGCTACGTCTGA